In Janibacter cremeus, a genomic segment contains:
- a CDS encoding TetR/AcrR family transcriptional regulator — protein MSSVDDRTARARVRDAALELFAERGEDAVTMRQVAERADVSAALVVHHFGSKAGLREAVVDHLRTWMDDLFDLSTDTGDAQAGAWSSIGDMLQQGLPENSPVIPYLRRLMMTGDPLATELLTAWHRRTVEIFREWDAAGTLLAGPDPETRAAMAMSADLGTLFLADHWRQVLGYDPLHGEGLARWGEEAMRFYGAIFPATDTPLDPAIGSRPPSSKE, from the coding sequence ATGAGTTCAGTCGACGATCGCACTGCGCGAGCCCGGGTACGGGACGCAGCGCTCGAGCTCTTCGCCGAGCGGGGTGAGGACGCGGTGACGATGCGCCAGGTCGCCGAGCGCGCCGATGTCTCGGCGGCGCTCGTCGTCCACCACTTCGGGTCCAAGGCGGGACTGCGCGAGGCGGTCGTCGACCACCTGCGCACCTGGATGGACGACCTCTTCGACCTCTCGACCGACACCGGGGACGCGCAGGCCGGCGCCTGGTCCTCGATCGGCGACATGCTCCAGCAGGGCCTGCCCGAGAACTCCCCCGTCATCCCCTACCTGCGCCGGCTGATGATGACCGGCGACCCGCTCGCCACCGAGCTGCTCACCGCGTGGCACCGCCGTACCGTCGAGATCTTCCGGGAGTGGGACGCCGCCGGCACGCTCCTGGCCGGACCTGACCCGGAGACCCGTGCGGCCATGGCGATGTCCGCCGATCTGGGCACCCTCTTCCTCGCCGACCACTGGCGGCAGGTCCTGGGCTACGACCCGCTCCACGGGGAGGGACTCGCCCGCTGGGGCGAGGAGGCGATGCGCTTCTATGGCGCGATATTCCCCGCGACCGATACACCGTTAGACCCCGCGATCGGGTCCCGACCCCCTTCGTCGAAGGAGTGA
- a CDS encoding ornithine cyclodeaminase family protein: protein MDPSTDAPPAPDGALPWLGADEIRARVTPDRAREVVHDVLAGGFDPADDPARSNTPAGSGHLLIMPTTVDGWVGIKVASVAPDNPARGLPRIQATYLLLDAETLTPRMILDGSVLTELRTPAISAVAVDQLARADARHLLILGSGPQARGHVRALAGVRAFDRIAVAGRSPDRAEATVRTLVDEGMPAVVCDLAEAGEADVIVCATSSATPLFDGSLVRDDACVVAIGSHEPDRRELDSAMMGRAQVVVEDHQTAMRECGDVVLAVDEGALSPDDLVGLAAVVRGEVPVARDRPVVFKGAGMAWQDLAVAIAAVEGARVSPSGSGP from the coding sequence ATGGACCCCAGCACCGACGCACCTCCCGCGCCCGACGGCGCCCTGCCCTGGCTCGGCGCCGACGAGATCCGCGCCCGTGTCACCCCGGACCGGGCCCGGGAGGTCGTGCACGACGTCCTGGCCGGGGGATTCGACCCGGCGGACGATCCGGCCCGATCCAACACCCCGGCCGGCTCGGGTCACCTGCTGATCATGCCGACGACAGTCGATGGCTGGGTCGGGATCAAGGTGGCCTCGGTGGCTCCCGACAACCCGGCCCGGGGGCTCCCCCGCATCCAGGCGACCTACCTGCTCCTGGACGCCGAGACGCTCACCCCGCGGATGATCCTGGACGGCTCCGTCCTCACCGAGCTGCGCACTCCCGCGATCTCCGCCGTGGCAGTGGACCAGCTGGCACGTGCGGATGCGCGGCACCTGCTCATCCTGGGGAGCGGCCCGCAGGCGCGGGGTCATGTCCGAGCGTTGGCGGGCGTGCGCGCCTTCGACCGCATCGCCGTCGCCGGGCGCTCCCCGGATCGGGCCGAGGCCACCGTGCGCACCCTCGTCGACGAGGGCATGCCCGCCGTCGTCTGCGACCTGGCGGAAGCCGGCGAGGCGGACGTCATCGTCTGCGCGACGAGCTCCGCGACCCCGCTCTTCGACGGGTCGCTGGTGCGCGACGACGCGTGCGTCGTGGCGATCGGGTCGCACGAACCGGACCGCCGCGAGCTGGACAGCGCCATGATGGGACGCGCCCAGGTGGTCGTCGAGGACCACCAGACCGCCATGCGCGAGTGCGGGGACGTGGTCCTTGCCGTGGACGAGGGCGCCCTGTCCCCGGACGACCTCGTCGGGCTCGCCGCCGTGGTGCGCGGCGAGGTGCCGGTGGCGCGGGATCGTCCGGTGGTCTTCAAGGGGGCCGGGATGGCCTGGCAGGACCTCGCCGTCGCGATCGCTGCCGTGGAGGGGGCCCGAGTCAGCCCCTCGGGGTCAGGGCCGTGA
- a CDS encoding NAD(P)H-dependent flavin oxidoreductase, whose product MSALTDTFGITTPIVLAPMAGVAGGRLAHAVSSAGGLGMIGTSGSFSPDWIREQAAIAGEGATPLRGAHAERGTHSVAPQGTAFGIGLMAWVPQLPAQIEAILALGVEDRPALVSVSFGDVAGPIRTLREAGLAVACQVGNAADVAAATAAGADVIVARGGEGGGHGRNEMATGEILALALDETDAPVLAAGGIADAADVSRVMTAGAAGAWCGTAFLTCREGENTPEARAAIGRAQATRYSRVHDVAQDLAWPREFGGRAVTTPFLEQWADREDEMTDAARAEHAAGKERGDTDYTPLYAGVGVDRLSAPTDAASVVTALTPRG is encoded by the coding sequence ATGAGCGCCCTCACCGACACCTTCGGCATCACCACCCCGATCGTGCTGGCCCCCATGGCCGGCGTCGCCGGCGGGCGTCTGGCCCACGCGGTCTCCAGCGCCGGTGGGCTCGGGATGATCGGCACCAGCGGCAGCTTCTCGCCCGACTGGATCCGCGAGCAGGCCGCGATCGCGGGGGAGGGGGCCACCCCCCTTCGAGGCGCCCACGCGGAGCGTGGGACCCACTCCGTCGCACCTCAGGGCACCGCCTTCGGCATCGGGTTGATGGCCTGGGTGCCGCAGCTACCCGCCCAGATCGAGGCGATCCTCGCGCTGGGCGTCGAGGACCGGCCGGCGTTGGTGTCGGTCTCCTTCGGTGACGTCGCCGGGCCGATCCGGACTCTGCGCGAGGCCGGGCTGGCCGTGGCCTGCCAGGTCGGCAACGCGGCGGATGTCGCCGCGGCCACCGCGGCCGGTGCGGACGTCATCGTGGCCCGTGGGGGCGAAGGGGGCGGACACGGCCGCAACGAGATGGCCACCGGGGAGATCCTCGCGCTCGCGCTCGATGAGACCGACGCTCCGGTGCTCGCCGCCGGGGGCATCGCGGACGCAGCCGACGTCTCCCGGGTGATGACGGCTGGAGCCGCCGGGGCGTGGTGCGGTACCGCCTTCCTCACCTGCCGGGAGGGCGAGAACACCCCCGAGGCCCGGGCCGCGATCGGCCGGGCGCAGGCCACCCGCTACTCCCGGGTCCACGACGTCGCGCAGGACCTGGCCTGGCCGCGCGAGTTCGGCGGACGGGCCGTGACGACCCCCTTCCTCGAGCAGTGGGCCGACCGGGAGGACGAGATGACCGACGCGGCCCGGGCCGAGCACGCCGCAGGCAAGGAGCGGGGCGACACCGACTACACGCCCCTCTACGCCGGCGTCGGCGTCGACCGCCTCAGCGCGCCGACCGACGCCGCGAGCGTCGTCACGGCCCTGACCCCGAGGGGCTGA
- a CDS encoding SCO6745 family protein → MDPHAAGRIARSLETLHAFGYFAPEVQEELTQVGLTKGRQCYFASRSAPLGAASPGTVAATFFVFNPSLVAHHVAGVWELASPQEVTAARYRGISRAWQRLLPDLDPDDVAEAAELARAAAQACSVAGRPLSAAHADLPWPKEAHLVLFHALTILREHRGDGHIAALLGEGLSALEALVTHTATGRGFTVTAAQKTRGWSEEEWQATRAALVERRLMTPQGGLTDEGHSLRRRVEAATDRMAAQPWGSLGEEGATRLAELGRPWARQARDNGAFPQGVFA, encoded by the coding sequence ATGGACCCCCACGCCGCAGGTCGCATCGCCCGCTCCCTGGAGACCCTCCATGCCTTCGGCTACTTCGCCCCCGAGGTGCAGGAGGAGCTCACGCAGGTCGGCCTGACGAAGGGCAGACAGTGCTACTTCGCCTCCCGCTCGGCTCCGTTGGGTGCCGCCTCGCCGGGAACCGTGGCCGCGACGTTCTTCGTCTTCAACCCCTCACTCGTCGCGCACCACGTGGCCGGTGTCTGGGAGCTGGCCTCGCCACAGGAGGTCACGGCGGCCCGCTACCGCGGCATCTCCCGGGCATGGCAGCGCCTCCTGCCCGACCTCGACCCGGACGACGTCGCCGAGGCGGCCGAGCTGGCCCGCGCTGCGGCACAGGCCTGCTCGGTGGCCGGTCGACCGCTCTCGGCCGCCCACGCGGACCTGCCGTGGCCGAAGGAGGCGCACCTCGTGCTCTTCCACGCCCTGACGATCCTGCGTGAGCACCGCGGGGACGGACACATCGCGGCCCTGCTGGGCGAGGGACTCTCCGCCCTCGAGGCCCTGGTGACGCACACCGCCACGGGCCGCGGCTTCACCGTGACGGCCGCGCAGAAGACCCGCGGATGGAGCGAGGAGGAGTGGCAGGCCACTCGGGCCGCACTCGTCGAGCGGCGCCTGATGACTCCGCAGGGCGGACTCACCGACGAGGGCCACTCCCTTCGTCGGCGGGTGGAGGCGGCCACCGATCGGATGGCCGCGCAGCCGTGGGGCTCGCTCGGCGAGGAGGGCGCCACCCGACTGGCGGAGCTGGGCCGGCCCTGGGCGCGTCAGGCCCGGGACAACGGCGCCTTCCCGCAGGGGGTGTTCGCCTGA
- a CDS encoding MGMT family protein: MDEVLVEKVLRAVELVPSGRVISYGDIAALVGTGPRHVGTILRLYGANVTWWRVVNASGDAPKHKRQTVFEHWREEGIPIKPNGLGCRIAEQRVDLEEIARAHTTAVADLR; encoded by the coding sequence GTGGACGAGGTCCTGGTGGAGAAGGTGCTGCGGGCGGTCGAGCTCGTGCCGTCCGGGCGCGTCATCTCCTACGGGGACATCGCGGCCCTCGTCGGCACGGGACCGCGCCACGTCGGCACCATCCTGCGGCTCTACGGCGCCAACGTCACGTGGTGGCGGGTGGTCAACGCCTCCGGTGACGCGCCGAAGCACAAGCGGCAGACGGTCTTCGAGCACTGGCGGGAGGAGGGGATTCCGATCAAACCCAACGGACTCGGCTGCCGGATCGCCGAGCAGCGCGTCGACCTCGAGGAGATCGCCCGCGCCCACACCACCGCTGTGGCGGACCTGCGCTGA
- a CDS encoding sodium:solute symporter family protein encodes MEASWIWIGIAIYVAIALVTAFLSREGTSKSMSDYFLGNRRMGGFVSAMSYSATTYSAFMLVGLAGLTYSGGVGALGFELIYLCGVTLVVVFGPRFWLVGQKYGYVTPSEMLGHRYDSRPVAVVTALTSCVFLIPYAAVQLAGVGYLVSGMSDGAVSFTAGTILATVMAIVFSLVAGLRSVAWTDSLQAIMMIISATLVVVFVIYRLGGAGDFFSSLSTDHSGALSVPGNGFFTFSVFLGLTLPWIFFSISNPQVSQRLYTPRSMRDLRTMLLGFMVFGFIYTLVSVVWGFAALQRFPDLATGDLATPMLLASDLVPTVLGVIVMIGIIAAAVSTIDSIMLTLSSMVTRDVYRVVKADSTERQQLVVGKFILPIIALLAFGFAQLEINLIAVLSVSASAGLLVLVPPIVGAFFWKRGTAPGVICATVVAGGVVLVLELTSTRLLGQGSGVWGLLLSLALFIGVSLATPAPQARAADFLGHVTDSLRKHKAV; translated from the coding sequence ATGGAGGCCAGCTGGATCTGGATCGGTATCGCGATCTACGTCGCGATCGCACTCGTCACCGCCTTCCTCTCCAGAGAGGGCACCTCGAAGAGCATGTCCGACTACTTTCTCGGAAACCGTCGGATGGGTGGCTTCGTCTCGGCGATGAGCTACAGCGCCACGACGTACAGCGCCTTCATGCTCGTCGGACTCGCGGGGCTGACCTACTCGGGCGGAGTGGGCGCTCTCGGGTTCGAGCTGATCTACCTGTGCGGCGTGACCCTCGTCGTGGTCTTCGGCCCACGATTTTGGCTGGTGGGGCAGAAGTACGGGTACGTCACCCCCTCGGAGATGCTCGGGCACCGGTACGACAGCCGGCCCGTCGCCGTGGTCACCGCGCTGACCAGCTGTGTGTTCCTGATCCCGTACGCCGCGGTGCAGCTGGCAGGTGTCGGCTACCTGGTCAGTGGCATGAGTGACGGCGCAGTCAGCTTCACGGCGGGCACGATCCTGGCCACCGTGATGGCCATCGTGTTCTCGCTGGTCGCCGGGCTGCGTTCGGTCGCCTGGACCGACTCCCTGCAGGCGATCATGATGATCATCAGCGCCACCCTGGTCGTCGTCTTCGTCATCTACCGACTCGGCGGCGCCGGCGACTTCTTCAGCTCGCTCAGCACCGACCACAGCGGGGCGCTCTCCGTCCCGGGCAACGGGTTCTTCACCTTCAGCGTCTTCCTCGGCCTGACCCTCCCCTGGATCTTCTTCAGCATCTCCAACCCCCAGGTGAGCCAGCGTCTCTACACACCGCGTTCGATGCGCGACCTGCGAACGATGCTCCTGGGATTCATGGTGTTCGGCTTCATCTACACCCTGGTGTCGGTCGTCTGGGGCTTTGCGGCACTGCAGCGCTTCCCCGACCTGGCCACGGGCGACCTGGCGACCCCGATGCTGCTCGCCTCCGATCTGGTCCCCACGGTCTTGGGTGTCATCGTGATGATCGGCATCATCGCGGCAGCCGTCTCCACCATCGACTCGATCATGCTCACCCTTTCCTCGATGGTCACGCGTGACGTCTACCGGGTCGTCAAGGCCGACTCCACGGAACGTCAGCAGCTCGTCGTGGGCAAGTTCATCCTGCCGATCATCGCCCTGCTGGCCTTCGGGTTCGCCCAGCTCGAGATCAACCTGATCGCAGTGCTGTCCGTCTCCGCGTCCGCAGGCCTGCTGGTCCTGGTTCCACCCATCGTCGGCGCCTTCTTCTGGAAGCGGGGAACCGCTCCGGGCGTCATCTGCGCCACCGTCGTGGCCGGTGGAGTCGTGCTCGTCCTCGAGCTGACCTCCACCCGGTTGCTGGGTCAGGGCAGCGGTGTGTGGGGTCTGCTCCTCTCGCTCGCGCTCTTCATCGGAGTGAGTCTGGCGACACCGGCGCCACAGGCTCGGGCTGCCGACTTCCTGGGGCACGTCACGGACAGCCTGCGCAAGCACAAGGCCGTTTAG
- a CDS encoding ABC transporter permease, whose product MSTAVHASGVGINLGVQWRTGWKALAAWVLGLVALVAITAASITSLYETPAKLATYADSSDTPAIRMLNGDVAGLQTLGGVMMNELGFVVGFAIPVLAISLTGRGTRREEEAGRLELLLASRMGRQAPLVATVLLALAALTALGALTALTFIVAGADTTGSLVYGLDLVLLGAVFVGITAVLAQAFGHMRSVWGVGLALALASYIVRGAGSVDGTWVVWLSPHGWYDRAAPFGDPQVTPFVVGAVATLVLFTLALRLSARRDVGGSLIAARTGPHRATPWLRTPFGLAVREHLGTTLGWALLVAILMGTYGALSQTVIDAFAGNPELAEFIAGGGEQIVESMAAMFVLLLAMLVGGYVLQSLGSLRKEETSGRLELQLSEARGRVAWTAPHLVVLALGTLIVGGIGGLALATSTAASLDDASWIGTLMGATLAYLPVMLLLAGVSVALFGWAPPMQPAVWALFAVAAVLAYMGPGLDLPEALVQWSPFGLVGNVPAEDVDVTGSLVAGVVGLALLGLGVLGFTRRDVPRR is encoded by the coding sequence ATGAGCACCGCGGTCCACGCCTCCGGTGTCGGCATCAACCTGGGCGTCCAGTGGCGCACGGGCTGGAAGGCGCTCGCCGCATGGGTGCTCGGGCTCGTCGCCCTCGTGGCGATCACGGCCGCGTCGATCACCAGCCTCTACGAGACCCCGGCGAAGCTGGCGACCTACGCCGACTCCTCCGACACCCCCGCGATCCGGATGCTCAACGGCGACGTCGCCGGGCTCCAGACGCTCGGCGGGGTCATGATGAACGAGCTCGGCTTCGTCGTCGGCTTCGCCATCCCGGTCCTGGCGATCTCCCTCACCGGCCGTGGGACGCGAAGGGAGGAGGAGGCCGGCCGCCTCGAGCTCCTCCTCGCATCGCGGATGGGTCGGCAGGCCCCACTCGTCGCGACGGTACTGCTCGCCCTCGCGGCCCTGACCGCCCTCGGCGCCCTCACGGCACTGACCTTCATCGTGGCCGGCGCGGACACGACCGGCTCCCTCGTCTACGGGCTGGACCTCGTCCTGCTCGGCGCGGTCTTCGTCGGGATCACGGCGGTGCTGGCGCAGGCCTTCGGCCACATGCGCTCGGTCTGGGGAGTCGGGCTGGCCCTCGCCCTGGCCTCCTACATCGTGCGCGGTGCGGGGTCGGTGGACGGGACATGGGTCGTGTGGCTCTCCCCGCACGGCTGGTACGACCGGGCGGCGCCCTTCGGCGACCCGCAGGTGACCCCCTTCGTCGTCGGTGCGGTGGCGACGCTGGTGCTGTTCACCCTCGCCCTGCGTCTGTCCGCGCGCCGGGACGTCGGCGGCTCGCTCATCGCCGCGCGGACCGGGCCGCACCGGGCCACCCCGTGGCTGCGCACCCCCTTCGGTCTGGCCGTGCGGGAACACCTGGGCACCACGCTCGGGTGGGCGCTGCTCGTCGCGATCCTCATGGGCACCTACGGCGCGCTCTCCCAGACGGTCATCGACGCCTTCGCGGGCAACCCCGAGCTGGCGGAGTTCATCGCCGGCGGTGGTGAGCAGATCGTCGAGTCGATGGCCGCGATGTTCGTCCTCCTGCTCGCGATGCTCGTCGGTGGCTACGTGCTGCAGTCGCTCGGCTCGCTGCGCAAGGAGGAGACCTCCGGACGCCTGGAGCTGCAGCTGAGCGAGGCCCGCGGTCGGGTCGCCTGGACGGCCCCACACCTGGTCGTCCTCGCCCTGGGCACACTCATCGTCGGCGGCATCGGTGGCCTCGCCCTGGCCACCTCGACCGCCGCCTCCCTCGACGACGCCTCGTGGATCGGCACGCTCATGGGCGCGACGCTCGCCTACCTGCCGGTCATGCTCCTGCTCGCCGGGGTGTCCGTCGCGCTCTTCGGGTGGGCGCCGCCGATGCAGCCGGCGGTCTGGGCACTCTTCGCCGTCGCTGCCGTCCTGGCCTACATGGGTCCCGGGCTCGACCTGCCCGAGGCACTCGTGCAGTGGTCGCCCTTCGGGCTCGTCGGCAACGTCCCCGCCGAGGACGTCGACGTCACCGGTTCACTCGTCGCGGGCGTCGTGGGTCTGGCCCTCCTCGGGCTCGGCGTCCTCGGCTTCACCCGCCGAGACGTCCCGCGTCGCTGA
- a CDS encoding nucleotidyltransferase family protein, with product MANVSGLVLAAGAGRRMGAPKALMTDPDGTSWLARSLGVLRNGGCDDVTVVLGACGGRGAELVPGVPHLIFPGWDEGIGASLAHGLRHLGARPDVDAVLVHLVDLPDVTADIPRRLLAKGAGPATLSRAVYDGVPGHPALIGRDHWAPLVAQLAGDRGANAYLRRHGAQEVECSDLASGLDVDFPEAEGGRTR from the coding sequence ATGGCGAACGTGAGCGGGCTGGTCCTCGCGGCGGGGGCGGGGCGACGGATGGGGGCGCCCAAGGCACTGATGACCGACCCCGACGGCACGTCCTGGCTGGCGCGGTCCCTGGGCGTGCTCCGCAACGGCGGCTGCGATGACGTGACCGTCGTTCTCGGCGCATGCGGTGGCCGCGGGGCCGAGCTCGTGCCCGGAGTGCCTCACCTGATCTTCCCCGGCTGGGACGAGGGGATCGGCGCCTCGCTCGCCCATGGCCTGCGCCACCTGGGCGCCCGACCCGACGTCGATGCCGTGCTCGTCCACCTGGTCGACCTTCCTGACGTCACGGCGGACATCCCCCGTCGTCTCCTGGCGAAGGGGGCCGGGCCCGCCACCCTGTCCCGCGCGGTCTACGACGGCGTCCCCGGTCATCCCGCGCTCATCGGTCGCGATCACTGGGCGCCCTTGGTCGCGCAGCTCGCCGGCGACCGCGGCGCCAACGCCTACCTGCGTCGCCACGGAGCCCAGGAGGTCGAGTGCTCCGACCTGGCGTCCGGTCTCGACGTCGACTTCCCCGAGGCCGAGGGTGGACGTACGAGGTAG
- a CDS encoding DHA2 family efflux MFS transporter permease subunit, which yields MTVTQGNDFPDNPWPALWALVIGFFMILVDVSIVSIATPALMESFDAGIEPVLWVTSAYLLAYAVPLLITGRFGDRYGPKRIYLVGLTIFTLASLACGFSPTIHWLVAARVVQGLGASLMTPQTMAVITRTFPPQRRGSAMALWGATAGVAFLVGPLLGGLLLDAFGWEWIFFINVPVGLIGMVMAVRLVPSLRTHAHAMDWVGVVLSAVGLFLVIFGLQEGEGHDWGRIVGPVTVPMLIAAGLLVLVAFIAWQARGPKEPLVPLGLFRDRNFSLANVAITMMSLAVTAMMFPLLVWLQTVRGFSPTGAAFIIAPQGIAAVLLARWVGHLVDRIHPRVLPTIGLGGFAVTLFVLAALMTPHSPLWAVLVTVTFIGITGAFVWGPLATTANRNLPLHQAGAGSGVYNATRQVGAVIGSAAIAAMMSARIAAHMGTGAAQQFAGGAEGMVAKGAAELPPQVAESLSAAFAESMLLPAGVLVVGALSAIGLEQMRHSRPGRRG from the coding sequence ATGACCGTCACGCAGGGGAACGACTTCCCCGACAACCCGTGGCCGGCGCTGTGGGCGCTGGTCATCGGCTTCTTCATGATCCTCGTCGACGTGTCGATCGTCTCGATCGCGACGCCGGCACTGATGGAGTCCTTCGACGCGGGGATCGAGCCGGTCCTGTGGGTGACGAGCGCCTACCTGCTGGCCTACGCGGTGCCGCTGCTGATCACCGGACGCTTCGGGGATCGCTACGGCCCCAAGCGGATCTATCTCGTCGGCCTGACGATCTTCACCCTCGCCTCGCTCGCCTGCGGCTTCAGCCCGACGATCCACTGGCTCGTCGCCGCCCGTGTCGTGCAGGGCCTGGGCGCATCGCTGATGACCCCGCAGACGATGGCCGTGATCACCCGGACCTTCCCACCTCAGCGGAGGGGGTCGGCCATGGCCCTGTGGGGTGCCACCGCGGGCGTCGCCTTCCTCGTGGGGCCGTTGCTCGGCGGGCTGCTCCTGGACGCCTTCGGCTGGGAGTGGATCTTCTTCATCAACGTCCCCGTCGGCCTCATCGGCATGGTCATGGCGGTGCGGCTCGTGCCGTCGCTGCGCACCCACGCGCACGCGATGGACTGGGTCGGGGTCGTGCTCTCCGCGGTCGGTCTCTTCCTGGTGATCTTCGGCCTGCAGGAGGGCGAGGGCCACGACTGGGGACGGATCGTCGGACCGGTCACCGTGCCGATGCTGATCGCTGCCGGGCTCCTCGTGCTCGTCGCCTTCATCGCGTGGCAGGCGCGCGGGCCGAAGGAACCGCTCGTGCCGCTCGGCCTCTTCCGGGACCGCAACTTCTCGCTGGCCAACGTCGCCATCACGATGATGAGCCTGGCCGTCACCGCGATGATGTTCCCGCTGCTCGTGTGGCTGCAGACGGTGCGTGGCTTCTCGCCCACCGGGGCGGCGTTCATCATCGCCCCGCAGGGCATCGCCGCCGTCCTGCTGGCGCGCTGGGTCGGACACCTCGTCGACCGGATCCACCCGCGGGTTCTGCCCACCATCGGGCTCGGCGGGTTCGCGGTCACCCTCTTCGTGCTCGCCGCACTGATGACTCCGCACTCTCCGCTGTGGGCGGTCCTCGTCACAGTGACCTTCATCGGGATCACCGGCGCATTCGTCTGGGGCCCGCTCGCCACGACCGCCAACCGCAACCTGCCGTTGCACCAGGCCGGCGCCGGATCAGGGGTCTACAACGCCACCCGTCAGGTGGGTGCCGTCATCGGCTCGGCGGCCATCGCGGCCATGATGTCCGCCCGGATCGCCGCGCACATGGGGACGGGTGCCGCGCAGCAGTTCGCCGGCGGAGCGGAGGGCATGGTCGCGAAGGGGGCGGCAGAGTTGCCGCCACAGGTCGCCGAGTCCCTGTCGGCTGCCTTCGCCGAGTCGATGCTGCTTCCGGCGGGGGTGCTGGTGGTCGGGGCCCTGTCCGCGATCGGGCTCGAACAGATGCGGCACTCCCGCCCGGGCCGCCGGGGGTGA
- a CDS encoding peptidylprolyl isomerase, with protein MTPRVLPLVAAASLALAGCGGSGSEDAGGSGGGDAATQCPPADGSAERVTQFEQAPPMCIDESKDYTATLTTDVGDVELDLLTDKAPKTVNNFVVLARYHFYDGLAFHRVIQGFMAQGGDPSGDGSGGPGYQFDDELPEAGEYEVGSVAMANAGSDTNGSQFFIITGKAGVELPPKYSLFGQVTDGMDVVETIEADGSQGEGSPASVHTIESVTISQE; from the coding sequence ATGACCCCTCGCGTGCTCCCCCTCGTTGCTGCTGCCTCCCTCGCCCTCGCCGGGTGCGGGGGGTCCGGGTCCGAGGACGCCGGTGGGAGCGGGGGCGGTGACGCTGCCACGCAGTGCCCGCCGGCCGACGGGAGCGCCGAGCGGGTCACGCAGTTCGAGCAGGCGCCACCGATGTGCATCGACGAGTCGAAGGACTACACGGCGACCCTGACGACGGACGTCGGCGACGTCGAGCTCGACCTGCTCACGGACAAGGCGCCGAAGACGGTCAACAACTTCGTCGTCCTGGCGCGGTACCACTTCTACGACGGGCTGGCCTTCCACCGGGTCATCCAGGGCTTCATGGCCCAGGGCGGCGACCCGTCCGGGGACGGCAGCGGCGGCCCGGGCTACCAGTTCGACGACGAGCTCCCCGAGGCCGGCGAGTACGAGGTCGGGTCGGTCGCGATGGCCAACGCCGGGTCCGACACCAACGGCTCCCAGTTCTTCATCATCACCGGCAAGGCGGGCGTCGAACTACCGCCGAAGTACAGCCTCTTCGGCCAGGTCACCGACGGGATGGACGTCGTCGAGACGATCGAGGCAGACGGGTCGCAGGGCGAGGGCTCTCCGGCGAGCGTGCACACCATCGAGAGCGTGACGATCAGTCAGGAGTGA
- a CDS encoding ABC transporter ATP-binding protein, whose product MSDTPVIDTRDLHKRYGSTHALDGLDLDVAKGEVHGFLGPNGAGKSTTIRVLLGLTRADSGDVSVLGGDPWHDAVELHRRLAYVPAGVTLWPGLTGGQCIDVLGRAHGGIDEARREQLVERFDLDTKKRTRDYSTGNKQKVSLIAALAADVDLLLLDEPTSGLDPLMEQVFQETVRERVAEGTTVLLSSHILGEVEALADRVSIIRAGRTVTTGTLTDLRRSTSSQVHAVTDREVDLESVPGVSALETSATEGRPEVRCHVDATDIAEVVGRVHAAGVHTLTITPPSLDDLFLEQYRDTPAEGADTRQEAIR is encoded by the coding sequence ATGAGCGACACACCTGTCATCGACACCCGCGACCTGCACAAGAGGTACGGCAGCACCCATGCCCTCGACGGGCTCGACCTCGACGTGGCGAAGGGAGAGGTGCACGGCTTCCTCGGGCCCAACGGCGCCGGCAAGTCGACGACCATCCGGGTCCTGCTCGGGCTGACCCGCGCGGACAGCGGCGATGTCAGCGTCCTGGGTGGCGACCCGTGGCACGACGCGGTCGAGCTGCACCGCCGCCTCGCCTACGTCCCGGCCGGGGTCACGTTGTGGCCCGGCCTGACCGGCGGGCAGTGCATCGACGTCCTCGGCCGGGCACACGGCGGCATCGACGAGGCTCGTCGGGAGCAGCTCGTCGAGCGCTTCGACCTCGACACGAAGAAGCGGACCCGCGACTACTCCACCGGGAACAAGCAGAAGGTCTCGCTCATCGCCGCCCTCGCCGCCGACGTCGACCTGCTCCTCCTCGATGAGCCCACCTCCGGCCTCGACCCACTGATGGAGCAGGTCTTCCAGGAGACCGTCCGCGAGCGAGTCGCCGAAGGCACGACCGTGCTGCTCTCCAGCCACATCCTCGGCGAGGTCGAGGCGCTGGCCGACCGGGTGAGCATCATCCGGGCCGGCCGGACGGTCACCACGGGGACGCTGACCGACCTGCGCCGCAGCACCAGCAGCCAGGTCCACGCCGTCACCGACCGGGAGGTCGATCTCGAGTCCGTCCCCGGCGTCAGTGCTCTCGAGACGAGCGCCACCGAGGGCCGGCCGGAGGTCCGCTGCCACGTCGACGCCACGGACATCGCCGAGGTGGTCGGCCGTGTCCACGCCGCCGGCGTGCACACGCTGACGATCACCCCGCCGAGCCTCGACGACCTCTTCCTCGAGCAGTACCGGGACACTCCTGCGGAGGGCGCGGACACCCGGCAGGAGGCGATCCGATGA